The genomic region TCTCAATTTCCTGAAAGCGTGAGGGAAGAATCGGTAGATCTCAACTGCAGCGGAGTCACATGCGTCTCGAAATCTCAGTGCACACACAGGAAAAGAGGCTGCCTGGCCGCGACTTGCATGCGATCCAGACAGCCGAGGAAATTTACTCAACAAGAAGCAGGAATGATTTCCCGGCATCCGAGGCTAGTTCTTTGTCGTCGAGCGTGCCGTCACTATCGGGATCAGCCGCCTTGAAGCGCTCTACGACGATCGCGTCGTATTCGTTCTGATCGAGCGTGCCGTCGTTGTCGGGGTCAGCAGCTTTCAGACCGGCTTCGTCAACGCGGCCGGACAGCTCTTTGCCATCAAGGGTTCCGTCCTTGTCGGGGTCGAGCTTGGTAAAGAGTTTTGCCGCGGCAGTTTTGGCTTCTGGCACATCGACCGTGCCGTCGTTGTCGGGATCAAGCGCGGTCAGAGATGCTGAAGCGGCGATGGCCGGGTGTGCATAGTGAACGGATGCCAATGCGGCGCCGGCCACCAGTGCTGCGACACCCAATAATCCAAATTTCATTTCGAAAAACTCCTCCATGGGCGATACGAAACGGCCCCCGTTTCGAAAGTCGTTCCTTAAGCTCAGAGGATTACTTCCCTCCGAGATGCGATACTGACAGCACGCTAACAGAGGACAATTTCCCGAATTAAGGTGATAAATAGGAAGAAATTTCAGGAATTATTTCCCAAATCGCCGTCCGGCTCGGCGAATATCGCAAACGCTCGGCAGCTTTCAGATCAGCTTCATTTCAAGGGCAATACGGACCATTTCGGTCGATGTGCGGGCGCCGAGCTTTTTCCTCAGGATCGCGCAATCCGATGCGACGGTCTTATAGGACACGGAAATATCGTTGGCGATTTCGGCCATGCTCCGGCCGCGGGCCAGCATTCGCAGGACGAGCTGCTCGCGCTCGCTGAGAAGCGTTTCTGTTTGATGGTTTTGTGCCCGGAGCAGCGCCATCTCCTGCACGAGATCATCCGAGATCCACGTATCGCCGCGCGCGACCGCCAGCACGGCCTCGCGCAGATCGGTCGAGCCACCGGTCTTGCTGACGTAGCCTCTTGCGCCGGCCTGGATCGCCTGAATCGCAAGGATCGGCGTATCGCTCATCGAGAAGACGACGATGCGGGCTTCGTGGTCGTGGCCGACGAATTCACGTGTCAGCTCAAGGCCCGAGCCGTCCGGAAGATTGATGTCGATGATCGTCACATCAGGATCTTCGCGTGGCATTGCGAGCCGCGCTTCTGCTGCCGTTCGCGCTTCGACGATCGCCATCCCATCGATTTGAGAAAAGAGCGCTCGGCAGCCGGATATGACGATCGGATGATCCTCGACGATGAGAAGCTTCACGGTTGGTCGCGCTCACCTCAAGCACCCGAGCCCAAGCCGTTCTAGCGAGCGAGAACCGATTATCAATGCCGATTTTGAAGGGATTTTTTCCCACGATATGTCGAATTTTATCCCATGCCGCCTGATCGGCAATGATTGCCGACGTCATATGATGAGAGGTTTCTGTTGCCGGCGAAATCACCCGGATATGTGCAAACGGCGGAGCAGGAAAATGACTCCCAGAAATCCTGGGAAATCGTACGCCGGGCGTTCCGATGAATTCGGTCGCCCGGCGCGAAATAAAAGTACAGGCTGTTAGTACTGCTTCGGGCACCAAGATTCCGAAGACGATTTGCACCCTTCAGGGAATGCCTTCACCATCTTCTGGGCGGTCACCCATTCGTCCGTATCGACGCTGTTGTTCGAGTCTGCGTCCATTGCCGTGAAGGTAGGGGCTGGATCAATCTTGAGCTTCGTCCAGTTTGCTTCCCACTCCGTGCGGCTGATGGAGCCGTTGCCATCGGTGTCGATCATCTTGAACTTCTCGCCCCATTCGTCCGCCGACGCATAAACGGTGGAGGCGAGGACAAATGTGGCCGCTACGGCCGCCAGTCTCTTGAGCATGGTGTTTACTCCCAATCTTATTGCTTTTTCTGCTTGTCGCACGGTGGCGTAGCCGAGTGCCACGGCGCGTACCAAGCAACACGCGGCGAGAGCGCACAGGCAATGGCATGCGTGGCAATTCTGGATGGGAGAGTTGGTAAGTGCGGACGGGACGCGTGTTCAGCGAGGACGCGTAAAGCGATTATTGGTGCTGAAACCTGTGGCCGCTGACGTTCCATCCACAATCAAAGGATGCGAATTTGGCGAACGCAGATCACCCGAACGGGTTCTTTTGCTCGGTTCAATAACGACGCCGACGTCATCTAGCGCTGCTTCGGAATATACCTTCGAAGTCTGCTTCTGGCCCTTTTAGCCGACAAAGCCATGACGTCTGCATTTAGGTAAGCAGCAGACGTCCGCGGATAACTGGCAAACGACCAAGTCGGACGTTCTGCCGATATCCGCTATCTCGGCAAAGCCGCTCTCTTGCCCGAAGTCACGCCCAAAACGGTTCGTGTGAAATTTGTACGAAACCTGGATCCCACCTCATAAATCTGCATTGCAGAGCAGGCGGGCATCGAGCAGCAATTCGCCGAATGGCATCGGACGGCGCATGCGCACGTCTGCTTCTCACTAAAGAACAGACCGATGTCCCGCTTTCAGATTCAGAACGAGCGATGCGGATCGTGAAGCGAAGTCTCTTCGTGTCTAGAAAGAGATTTCGCTGCCCCATAACGCGAGAAGTTCGCTATCGCTCATAAGTCCCGCTGGTCGCAATGCCACCGCCAGTTACGAACAAGGAGACAAGCGCTGTACTTGAGCCGAAAGGATCGGCAATTCCGATTCACCAAGGGGCGTCGTCGGACACTTTCCTATGACGGGTTTGATATCGAGCCCTGATTACACGCGTGTCACGTGATGCGAGAACCGGGCTGCTATGTCCGCTTCACTGCATCAGTACCGGCGCATGTCGGAAAAGATCGGGATGAGAGCGGCGTCGCCGACGGATGCGACAGCACATTGTGAGCTGCGAACATTACGACTTGCTTACGTCGCGCAATCAAAATTGGTGACGACATGCGCCACCATCTTCGTACGACAAGAGCCACAAGTGACTGGACTTGGCGCTGTGGTCGCTCCGCTACAGCGCGCGAAGCAGATTGTGTTAAGCACTTACTAGCTTCACTCGTCATCGTTTGCCGTCAAACCTTCATGTCTTGTTCGCGCACAATATGAACTTCGTGAAAAATCGTCGGCACTTCATCCGAGCGAGTTTTTATTCGCTTCTGTTGTCCACTCCGGTTCACGGTACTGAAATTGGTGACAGCGTCAGTGCCGTTAGCAGATACGGCAATGGAACGATCACTGCTCCGATCAGACAGGATAAACTGGGATGGCAAGTGCAGCTGCCCGGAGGACAATGGGTATTTTGCCGGCGCAGTTGTTCGGAAACGCTCCGTGTCGAAACGATAGATTTCTTTGAATCGAACCAAGCCGGCAACGGACAGCTCACAAACGAGTGCGGAATTTTTGGATGCCTGGATCTGAAATATCGCCAATGAGACAAAGTTGGAGAGGCTCCGCCTAAGATCATTTTTTTACAATTGTGACTTGTGTCAGACGCGTGCTGGAAAGCGCCCAAGAATAACAATTCTGTATTTTAAGGGCCGCATTTGCATCCCGTCCACGGGTTCATCAGGCACTGACGTCATCGCACTTCTGTTGGGCCGGAAAGGGGGCCGACCGCGGTCGCGGACGTGAATGCATTCGGGGATTCGGGGAAATGCATGCGCTTGTTGATCGTAGAAGATAATGTGCGAATTGCTGAATACATAGGGACAGCACTTCGCGCTCAAGGATTTGCCGTCGATGCCGTAGGAACGGGCGCGGATGGTGATGCCGCGATCGCGACGACATCCTACGACGCAGTTATTCTCGATCTTGGATTACCTGATATCGACGGCCTTACTTGGCTTGGCGCCGTTAGAAAGCAAGTCAATCAAGTTCCCATTCTCGTTCTAACTGCCCGAGACGCTTTACGCGATTTGGTGCAGGGGCTCGATTCTGGCGCAGACGACTATATGCGCAAGCCGTTCGAGGTCGATGAACTCGTTGCGCGCGTGCGCGCATTGCTGAGGCGGCCGAACCATACCATCGGGACGCATCTCGCTCACGGCAATCTCTCGCTCAATACGAGCACGCGAGAAGTGCTCGTCGATGGCGTCGGGGTCGAAGTTGGAAAACGCGAATGCAGTGCACTTGAGCTTTTGCTCCGACGCGCGGGGCGGGTCGTTCCCAAGACGGCAATCGAGGAAGCGCTCTACAGCTTCGACGAGGAGCTTTCATCTAACGCAATCGAAGTTCTCATCCATCGTTTACGCAAACGCATGAGCGATGCCAACGCCAATGTCCATATCCACACATTGCGCGGAGTTGGGTATATTTTATCAAATTCCACGAACTAGGCATGCAGAGTCCGAAAGCAGCACCGTCGATCTGGCTGCGATTGATCGTTGGCCTTGTTACAGTTTCGCTACTTGCCGCAACGGCCACGAGCTGGCTGATTTACGAGAGATTTGTCTCGACAAATTCTGAGTTTAGGGATCGCACGCTTCAGAACGACGCACGTGCTATAAAAAATCTTCTTCAGCGTGCGGCCGAAGGGAGGCCGCTTCAGCTTTCGGATTTCCTGACAGACGACTTCCGAAACGGGAACGGCAAGTTTGCCATCGTTAGCGAAAACGGAGTTCTTCTGGCTGCCTCAACTGGTGTCAACGCGCCGCTGGCTCCGATCGACGGCCAAAATACCCGCGATTTCTTCGTTTCGGCGGCCGATAGGCGAAAAGGACGACTGTATGGTTTTACCCTCAAAGGGATGTTTGGATCAAAGCCAGTTTGGATTCAAATCGCATTACCACAAGGTGAGGCGGCCTTTGACTCCTTGCTACAAAACTTTGTCGTCGATATCGGATGGATCTGGCTGCCCTTCGTCATCTTCGTCCTGCTAACAAATCTTCTTGTTGCCCGGATCGGTTTGCGGCCGTTACGGATCGCCGCTTTGCAGGCCGAATCCATTGGCCCGAGTGCTGTTTCGACTAGGTTGTCAAATGAAGGACTTCCACGTGAGGTGGACGCGCTGGTGAGTTCTGTAAACAGGGCTCTCGACCGGCTCGAAATCGCATTCCATTCTCAGCAGCATTTCATCGCTGATGCTGCGCATGAACTGAGAACGCCCATTGCGGTGATCAAAGCCCACGTCGGCATTCTCCCCAATTCGCCTGAAATTGAGTCTCTCAAGGAGGAGATCAGGGCTGCCGAACGCCTCGTCAATCAGCTGCTCGATTCGGCTCGGCTGGATGTCGTCGTGTTGGACGCAACTGATGTGACGGATCTCAACTCGATTGTCGAAGAAGTCGTTCTGCAACTTGGGCCGATGGCCATCAAATGCGGCAAGTCCCTGGAGGTTTTACCTTGTCCGAAGAAGGTCGAGGTGAATGGTTGCCACGATATGCTGACGTCCGCCGTGCGCAATCTGGTCGAGAACGCAATTCGCTTCACCGCCCCTGGCACGTCTGTCGTGATGGTCGTTTCTTACCCTCCCGCGCTTGAGGTAATAGATCACGGGCCTGGTGTTAAGGTGGAAGAGCGCGAGCGCATATTTAAGCGCTTCTGGCAAGGTACGCGGGACCGAGG from Hyphomicrobium sp. MC1 harbors:
- a CDS encoding response regulator transcription factor — protein: MRLLIVEDNVRIAEYIGTALRAQGFAVDAVGTGADGDAAIATTSYDAVILDLGLPDIDGLTWLGAVRKQVNQVPILVLTARDALRDLVQGLDSGADDYMRKPFEVDELVARVRALLRRPNHTIGTHLAHGNLSLNTSTREVLVDGVGVEVGKRECSALELLLRRAGRVVPKTAIEEALYSFDEELSSNAIEVLIHRLRKRMSDANANVHIHTLRGVGYILSNSTN
- a CDS encoding calcium-binding protein, which translates into the protein MKFGLLGVAALVAGAALASVHYAHPAIAASASLTALDPDNDGTVDVPEAKTAAAKLFTKLDPDKDGTLDGKELSGRVDEAGLKAADPDNDGTLDQNEYDAIVVERFKAADPDSDGTLDDKELASDAGKSFLLLVE
- a CDS encoding response regulator transcription factor → MKLLIVEDHPIVISGCRALFSQIDGMAIVEARTAAEARLAMPREDPDVTIIDINLPDGSGLELTREFVGHDHEARIVVFSMSDTPILAIQAIQAGARGYVSKTGGSTDLREAVLAVARGDTWISDDLVQEMALLRAQNHQTETLLSEREQLVLRMLARGRSMAEIANDISVSYKTVASDCAILRKKLGARTSTEMVRIALEMKLI
- a CDS encoding HAMP domain-containing sensor histidine kinase; this translates as MIVGLVTVSLLAATATSWLIYERFVSTNSEFRDRTLQNDARAIKNLLQRAAEGRPLQLSDFLTDDFRNGNGKFAIVSENGVLLAASTGVNAPLAPIDGQNTRDFFVSAADRRKGRLYGFTLKGMFGSKPVWIQIALPQGEAAFDSLLQNFVVDIGWIWLPFVIFVLLTNLLVARIGLRPLRIAALQAESIGPSAVSTRLSNEGLPREVDALVSSVNRALDRLEIAFHSQQHFIADAAHELRTPIAVIKAHVGILPNSPEIESLKEEIRAAERLVNQLLDSARLDVVVLDATDVTDLNSIVEEVVLQLGPMAIKCGKSLEVLPCPKKVEVNGCHDMLTSAVRNLVENAIRFTAPGTSVVMVVSYPPALEVIDHGPGVKVEERERIFKRFWQGTRDRGGGAGLGLDIVARTVAALGGSVSVGDAPEGGAVFTLRFPPPKDGTRTTDVRSS